TTGGCAATGTGATTGATAATGTCATTTGTTCCGCTCACTGTCCGGTCGCTGTGACGCGGTTACTCATGAGTCCTGCCTCGATCAAAAACATTCTGGTGCTGGTTAACGATTTTACGCCTGCAACCTTACGCACTATCCGATTGGCTCAAGTGTTGGCTGACACCAACCAAGCGGTTGTCACCCTGTTCCATGTCAGTAACCCTCAGAGTTCGACTGCCCAATCCACCAAATTTTCTACCCGACTGTCCGAGGTTGCCACCAGTCATAGCTTGAAGGTTGGCACCATTACTCAAACTGTTCAGAGTAGCGATATTGTGGGGGCGGTTTTGGAAGCAGCGGAGGCGGTTGATTTGGTCATGCTGCATACGGTGCGCTACCGAACTGCCGGAGGATTAGCGGTGAGTGAGGTGACCACAAAAATTGTGCAATCTTTGAATTGTTCTCTGATCCTGTTGGGAGAACCCCAAACGTGATGCCTTTAGCTTTAGTTAGAACTGCTGGCATCAGACAGCCCCTTAATGCTGGCTAAACAGTTGGCGAGTAAGCAGCGATTGAGCGAGCTGTATTTGGTTTGTCCTTCTTTTCTGACTTGGACGAGGCCGCAATCAACCAGAGTTTTGGAGTGGTGACAGAACAACGCCAAGCTAATTTCTAAGTGGTTGGCGAGTTCTGAACCGCTCATTTCTTGGGACTGGGCTAGCAATTCTACAATCCGTAAGCGGGTGGGATCGCTAAGGGCCGCAAAGATTTTAGCGCGTTGTTCTGAGTCTAATTTCAGCAAGGCCACAGGGCTGAGGGAGGAATTGAGATTGGAGTCGAGCATGGGCGATCGCAGGGGTGTGATCCCTTTCCAGTGCTAATAGATTCTACTTCCATCTTAAGGTGTAAAAGCATTTACTCAAATACTTAAACAAGTACTTGACTACCGCAAAAAGGTTGTCTATCATTTAGTTAAATGGTTGTTTAACTACTTGAACTGCAACAACCAACTGGAGGCGTAACGCCATGTCAGATCATTATCAATCAATCAAGCTGACCGACGAAAACTTTGAAAGCGAAGTGCTCGCTAGTTCCGTTCCCGTATTGGTAGATTTTTGGGCTCCTTGGTGTGGGCCTTGCCGGATGCTCAGTCCCATTGTGGAAGACCTAGCCGTAGAGTTTGAGGGGCAAGCAAAGGTAGCCAAGCTCAATGTGGATGATTACGAGCAACTCGCCACGCAATACAACATCAGCGCTATCCCGACTCTCATTTTGTTTCAGGATGGTTATGCTGTTGACCAAGTGAGTGGAGTGGTCCGCAAGCAAGTGTTGGCAGATAAGCTCAATTCCTTGTTGCACCGCGATCGCACCTCTCATTCCGCCGCCTAATTTAGTTTGTTTCAATGGAGTCTTAGGGAGATTTTGTTCATGAGTGCCAATGTTGATCTGCTCTCTTCGGTAAAGCTCGGTCCTTACGAACTGCCGAATCGCTTGGTGATGGCTCCTCTAACTCGGAATCGGGCGGGAGCAGGTGATGTGCCTGGAGCCTTAAATGCGACTTACTATGCTCAGCGAGCTTCCGCAGGTTTGATTGTTAGTGAAGCTAGTCAAGTGTCACCGCAGGGTTTGGGATATCCTAGTACCCCTGGTATTTACTCACCAGAACAGGTGGCAGGCTGGCGGCTGATCACTGAGGCTGTCCATGCGAAGGGAGGGCGGATCTTCTTACAACTTTGGCATGTGGGACGAATCTCCCATCCTTCTTTGCAACCGGACGGCGCTTTGCCTGTGGCTCCTTCCGCGATCGCGCCCGCAGGGGAAGCTGCTACCTATGAAGGGATGAAGCCCTTTGTCACTCCTCGCGCTCTAGAGAGCCATGAAATTCCTGGGATTGTAGAGCAGTACCGTCAGGGGGCGCAGAATGCTTTAGAGGCTGGGTTTGACGGCGTAGAAATTCACGCAGCCAATGGTTATCTGATTGATCAGTTTTTGCGGGATGGCACCAACCATCGGACAGACGAATATGGTGGCTCGATCGAAAACCGAGCTAGGTTCTTGCTGGAAGTCACAGAAGCCGTCGTGAGTGTGTGGGGTGGAGATAGAGTCGGTGTCCGTCTCGCTCCCAGCGGTTCCTTTAACGATATGTCTGACTCTGACCCCGTAGCGACGTTTAGCTATGTGGCTGAGGCGCTGAATCGGTTCAATCTTGCTTATCTACACATTGTCGAGCCAAGAGCTGATGACAACTTTACTGCCGGGACACCCGCTTCTCGCTTAACTACAGGCTACTTCCGCTCGATCTTCAAAGGCACACTTATTGCTGCGGGAGGCTTCGATCGCGAGAGCGGAAATGCGGTGATAGCCAACGGAGAAGCAGATTTAGTCGCTTATGGCAGGCTGTTCATTGCGAACCCGGATCTGCCAGAACGCTTTGCCATCGATGCGCCGCTCAATCCTGCCGATCGCTCTACCTTCTATGGCGGAGATGAGCGAGGATATATCGATTATCCTGCTTTATCTCTCCAGAGCGCTTAGGCTTGCCTTGACCGCAATTGGTGATTTTTAGGAACTTACTTCATGCGATCGCCTGCTTCCACAACGGGCGATCGCTTTTTATGTATTTCGGAATGTATTGCAGCATTCAAGCTTTAGCGAGCCGATGGAGCCAAATAAAGTTTGGTCCTTCTGGTGAACATTTGCTTTGAATTAACTGATTGGAATAGTGAAGGTTTTGACCAGATAAGTCGTTTCTGTATCCCGACGCAAACCACTCCCCATAGGGATCATTGACAAAAAATCCGTTGGCATCATAACCACGAACCACCATAATGTGGCCGAAGCTGGTGAAGTAACCATGAATAATACAAGGTCTCCCTTCCGCGATCGCCTTGCGAATATCAGATAGGCGGGCTTGAGTGGTGAAATCTACCTTTAAGCCATAAGCGCGACCCATTTTCGCCAAATCCAACGGTTCCCAGCGTGATAGGCGGTTGCGCTCCATATAGCGATATAGTTCATCCTCCAACTGCCCTACGCCTGTCTGCCCTTTAATCTGGAAGTAAGCCATCACCATTGCATAGGAAGTGACATTACAAGCGCCAGTTGGGTTTAAGGCATTGTCTAACTGGCTTTTGTGCGGGACATTCAGGATTTTGCGTTCTGGTAGACGAGGTGCAGGTAGGGGTAGAGAAATCCGAGGTCTTGGGGGGGTGGCTGTTGTGACTTGGTTTTGGTTGTTGATCAGTTGGGCATGGGGCGTGTAGACATGCCAGGTATTTTGTGGGGGATTGCCGAGGAAATCCTTGAGGAGTGCCACCTTGAGGTGATTTTTATCGACTGCCTTCCAAGAGTGAATCTCAAATATTTTGCCTGCCTCTACTTGAACTTTGTCTGATTCAGATAGCTTAGTAGAGTCAGCCGTTGATTTCTTAAAAGTAGTATTGCGAAGAACTTTCAGTTTCATAATGTCATTGAAAATCAACTCAAGGGGATAGTTACACCTTATCTCTGTCTCGTTCCAGTTTTAATGACTGGGGTTTAATCGCTAGGGCGATCGCAAGATTGAATAGACGAGACTGCATAGACAAGACTGCATAGATAAGGCACGCTAAATATTTGACGTTAGAGAGCGAGGACGGTGCCTCAGGCAGAGGTTATGTCTAAAGCTCCAGTCCCTAACTCCTAATGCCTAACTTCTAATACAAGGGACTAGGCGCGGACTTCGTTAAAATGGCTATAATCGGCTCCTAAGTTTGACAATCTTAAGAGTTTATTTCTACTAAGTACCTTAAACTTCAGCCAAGTCGCCCTTAGCTGCTGTGTTGATGCCATGACCCAACCCCCTGACGCAGATTCTCAATTGCCCCAGCCATCGGCCCCAAATACACCCTTAGAATCGGGTAAAGAAGCTTGGCATCGGCGGATTTCAGGAGCTTGGAATCAGGCCACTACTCGCCTCACTAAACTCTTGCCAGTCGATCAGGTAGGCCAACTAACCACGGGCTGGTTCAACGTCAGTGAAGATCAAGTGGCTGAGATTTTGGCGAAGGTGCGCTCAGAACTGCCTACCACGGAAGCGCTACTAATTGGCAAACCCCAGTCTGGTAAAAGTTCAATCGTCCGGGGTTTGACGGGGGTGTCAGCGGAAATTGTGGGTCAAGGATTTCGGCCCCATACGCAACACACCGAGCGCTATGCTTATCCTTCCAACGATGTACCGCTGCTGATTTTTACCGATACGGTCGGGCTGGGTGATGTGAACCGAGAGACGCAGTTGGTCATTCAGGAACTCATTGGGGATCTACAGCAGCAAACCCAATGTGCCAGAGTGTTGATCCTCACGGTCAAGATTAACGATTTTGCGACCGATACGTTGCGCCAAATTGCTCAGCAGCTTCGTAAACGCTATCCCGAAATTCCTTGCTTACTCGCAGTCACTTGCTTGCATGAGTTGTATCCCTCTGGTACCGCTGATCACCCCGCCTATCCTCCTACTTATGAGGAAGTAAACCGCGCCTTTACTGCTCTGCAACAAGCCTTTGCAGATTTATGCGATCGCGCCATATTAATCGACTTCACGCTTGAAGAAGACGACTATCACCCAGTATTTTACGGTTTGGAAGCGTTCCGCGATGCCTTAGCAGACCTCCTGCCGGAAGCAGAAGCCCAAGCCATCCATCAACTCTTGGAGCAAGGCGCTGGGGAAAAAATCGGCAATCTCTACCGGGATGTCAGCCGTCGCTATATGTTAGCTTTTTCGGTCGTTGCAGCTACCTTGGCCGCTGTCCCGCTACCCTTTGCGACCATGCCCGTCTTAACCGCTTTACAGGTGTCGCTGGTCGGTTTGCTGGGGAAACTCTACGGCCAAACGCTCACCCCATCCCAAGCGGGCGGTGTGGTCAGCGCGATCGCGGGTGGTTTTGTGGCTCAAGCGATCGGACGAGAACTGGTTAAGTTTATCCCTGGCTTTGGGAGTGTGATCGCGGCATCTTGGGCCGCAGCTTACACCTGGGCGTTGGGTGAAGGAGCTTGCGTTTACTTCGGAGATCTAATGGGTGGCAAAACGCCTGATCCCCAAAAGATCCAAGCGGTCATGCAAGAAGCCTTTAAATCTGCTCAAGAGCGTTTTAAAGGAATCAAATCCTAGTAGAGGTAGGTCTTGTGTCCGCCATTGAATAAGTGAGGGTAAGTCCAAAACCTACCGCTACAGTCATCCTCCTCATGTTGTGTAATGTCTATCTCAGCAACCGAGTAACTCTTGCATCGTACTCAGTGCCATGAGGATAGTCACTTCTAGCTTGGTCACAGGCGATGCCACCCGCTTTCTGGATTGACTCGGCGTTAATCTCGTATCGGGTTGTCCCATTGTGAAAGGTATTGCATAGCTGCTCAGCACACTCTTTGATATCAACCCATACTTCGTAAGTGTGAACCATTTTGAAGCCTCCTCGTTTGAGTCGAAACGATGGGAATCGCTTCAGTATAGAAACATTGAGCTGTAGTCATCCTGGAAGAAAGACAATTCTTCAGTTGTTGTTATCTAAGTTAGAAGCTTGTTACAACAGGCAAATAATCAGCCGTGTCTTGCTGTAATTTCTGCTCCTTTTGATTGTTAATTTTCTTAAAATATTAGGTAAACCTATAGTCTGCTCACTTAAGCACTCATTGCCTAAAACTGCTATGTCCGTAAACTCCTATGAAAACGCCTCACCTACGCAACTGCCGCTGTCTGAAGATAAAACTCTGTCCGAAGATCAGATAGGCACTGTGCAATCCTGGAAAATTAAATTGCTGTATGACGGTGAATGTCCTTTGTGCTTGCGTGAAGTTAATTTCTTGACTAAACGTGATGCAGGGCGAGGTCTGGTATCGTTTGTAGACATTGCAGCAGATGACTACGACCCAGAAGCGAATGGAGGCGTGGATTTTGAAACTGCGATGGGGCGCATTCATGCAGTGCTAGCTGATGGCACCGTGATCAAGAATGTGGAAGTGTTTCGCCGAGTTTATGAAATTCTGGGAATGGGCTGGATCTATGCCGCAACCCAGTGGCCTGTCGTTGGCCCTGTGGTGGATTGGTTGTATGACTGGTGGGCAGACTGGCGACTTGCTTTGACGGGGCGACCCAACTTAGCCGCGATCGCAGCAGAACGGCAGCAGCGACTAGAATGCCAGACTCAAGGACGCTGTCAAATGGCTAACGATGATGTTTAACTGAGGTTTACTACAGACGCATCAGGCAACTCACGTTAGTTAACTAAGCCTAAAGTAAGCCCCCATGACCCGAATTTTAATTTTGTATTCTTCTTTAGGATCAGGGCATGTCAGTGCTGCCAAAGCTCTGAAGGATGCATTTGCTCGCTTCCCTGATGTGGAAGTGCTCAGCGAAGACGCCCTCACCTATGCCAGCTCTGTTTACCGCAACGCGATTACGCAGATTTATGAGCAACTGAGCGAGAAAGTGCCATTGCTCTACAAAGCCTTTTACGAAGGCAGTGATGTGGATGACTTAGAACGAGCCATTGACAGTAATCTCACCTGGGCTCGGTTAGAGCGTCCCTTCTTTCGCAAATTGGGGCGTTTTATTAAACAAGCTGATCCGGATGTCGTGGTTTGTGTGCAGCAAATTCCTAGCCGTTTGTTGCAACTGTTGGATCAAGAAGATGAGGTCTCCAAACCACAATATGTTGTTGTCACAGACACGATCGCGCACAGCACTTGGATCAACTATGGCGTCAACGGCTACTTCCTACCGAACGATTTAAGCGCCAGTTTTTTAGTTCAGCGTGGGGTTGACCCGAAATTGCTGCATGTGACTGGGATTCCAATTCATTTAGAGAGTACGAAACCTAAGACTAAAGTGGCAGTGCGATCGCAGCATGATCTACCTCTTGACGGTACGGTGGTTACACTTTTTGGGGGTGGCCTAAATCCCAGACGAGTCAGGACAATGGTTTCAAGTCTAGTGGAGTACTCCGGGGCGAGCATGGTGGTGTTAGTCGCTGGACGTAATGGTGATTTGTTAGAAGCAGTGGCAGATTTGGAAGATCACGGCACAACTAAGCTGCGAAAGCTAGGCATGATTGATCACGTAGATGATTTGATCGTGGCTAGTGACCTGACCATTACTAAAGCGGGCGGGCTGATCACCAGTGAAATTTTGGCGCGAGGCACGCCGATGGTGATCGTTGATCCCATTCCTGGTCAAGAGGAGCAAAATGCCGATGTGATTGCAGCGGCGGGTGCAGGAGTACAAATACGGCTTTTGGAGATGGTGACGCCAGCCGTGCAGTATTTGCTACAGCATCCCGAACGACTTGCAGAAATGCGACAAGCAGCCTTAGAAATCGGTCAACCTGGTGCTGCTTTTAACATTGCTGAATATGTCTTAGACAATTGGCAGTCGCACTCGGTTCCTAAAGACTATGCTCCCAAAGACTACGCCCCTAAAGACTCAAATGTAGAACCTTATGCAGAACAGCTCAACGATGCCACCTGAATCTTTTTTATGGGGAGTTGCCACCTCTGGATACCAAAGCGAAGGGGGATATAACCGCCCTGGAGAGCCTCAGAATAACTGGGCCTGGGGTGAGTCGAAGGGGAGTGTGATGCCCACCGGTGGGGCTACAGAGTTTTGGACTCGTTATGAAGAAGATTTTCAACGCTGCCAAAATATTGGGCTGAACTCCTTCCGCTTGGGCTTAGAATGGGCGCGAATTCAGCCTTCTAGCGATCGCCACGTCAGTTCTCCTCCAGCCTTTGACTACAGCGCTCTAGATGCCTATGCTGAGCGCATTGCCGCCTGTCGGCAGTATGGCTTAGAACCAGTCGTGACGTTGCATCATTTCACCCATCCTGCCTGGTTAGGAATAGATGCTTGGCTGGAGGAGGCTACTGTTGATTGTTTTGTCGAATATGTGCGGGTGAGTGTCACCCATATCAATCGGCGCTTAGTCGATCACTATCAGTTGCCACCGATTCATTGGTATATCACGATCAATGAACCGAATATTCTAGTTTCCAATACCTATCTCAGTCGGCAGTTCCCCTCAGATGCCGCAACGGGTTCGGGCATTGTTCTGGAAGCTTACAACTACATGTTGGCGGCCCATGTCCGAGCTTATAACTGTATCCATGACATTTATGTGGCGGCAGGATGGACTAC
This region of Trichocoleus desertorum NBK24 genomic DNA includes:
- a CDS encoding metalloregulator ArsR/SmtB family transcription factor; protein product: MLDSNLNSSLSPVALLKLDSEQRAKIFAALSDPTRLRIVELLAQSQEMSGSELANHLEISLALFCHHSKTLVDCGLVQVRKEGQTKYSSLNRCLLANCLASIKGLSDASSSN
- a CDS encoding alkene reductase — translated: MSANVDLLSSVKLGPYELPNRLVMAPLTRNRAGAGDVPGALNATYYAQRASAGLIVSEASQVSPQGLGYPSTPGIYSPEQVAGWRLITEAVHAKGGRIFLQLWHVGRISHPSLQPDGALPVAPSAIAPAGEAATYEGMKPFVTPRALESHEIPGIVEQYRQGAQNALEAGFDGVEIHAANGYLIDQFLRDGTNHRTDEYGGSIENRARFLLEVTEAVVSVWGGDRVGVRLAPSGSFNDMSDSDPVATFSYVAEALNRFNLAYLHIVEPRADDNFTAGTPASRLTTGYFRSIFKGTLIAAGGFDRESGNAVIANGEADLVAYGRLFIANPDLPERFAIDAPLNPADRSTFYGGDERGYIDYPALSLQSA
- a CDS encoding C39 family peptidase; translated protein: MKLKVLRNTTFKKSTADSTKLSESDKVQVEAGKIFEIHSWKAVDKNHLKVALLKDFLGNPPQNTWHVYTPHAQLINNQNQVTTATPPRPRISLPLPAPRLPERKILNVPHKSQLDNALNPTGACNVTSYAMVMAYFQIKGQTGVGQLEDELYRYMERNRLSRWEPLDLAKMGRAYGLKVDFTTQARLSDIRKAIAEGRPCIIHGYFTSFGHIMVVRGYDANGFFVNDPYGEWFASGYRNDLSGQNLHYSNQLIQSKCSPEGPNFIWLHRLAKA
- a CDS encoding YcjF family protein, with translation MTQPPDADSQLPQPSAPNTPLESGKEAWHRRISGAWNQATTRLTKLLPVDQVGQLTTGWFNVSEDQVAEILAKVRSELPTTEALLIGKPQSGKSSIVRGLTGVSAEIVGQGFRPHTQHTERYAYPSNDVPLLIFTDTVGLGDVNRETQLVIQELIGDLQQQTQCARVLILTVKINDFATDTLRQIAQQLRKRYPEIPCLLAVTCLHELYPSGTADHPAYPPTYEEVNRAFTALQQAFADLCDRAILIDFTLEEDDYHPVFYGLEAFRDALADLLPEAEAQAIHQLLEQGAGEKIGNLYRDVSRRYMLAFSVVAATLAAVPLPFATMPVLTALQVSLVGLLGKLYGQTLTPSQAGGVVSAIAGGFVAQAIGRELVKFIPGFGSVIAASWAAAYTWALGEGACVYFGDLMGGKTPDPQKIQAVMQEAFKSAQERFKGIKS
- a CDS encoding DUF393 domain-containing protein — its product is MSVNSYENASPTQLPLSEDKTLSEDQIGTVQSWKIKLLYDGECPLCLREVNFLTKRDAGRGLVSFVDIAADDYDPEANGGVDFETAMGRIHAVLADGTVIKNVEVFRRVYEILGMGWIYAATQWPVVGPVVDWLYDWWADWRLALTGRPNLAAIAAERQQRLECQTQGRCQMANDDV
- a CDS encoding glycosyltransferase, with the translated sequence MTRILILYSSLGSGHVSAAKALKDAFARFPDVEVLSEDALTYASSVYRNAITQIYEQLSEKVPLLYKAFYEGSDVDDLERAIDSNLTWARLERPFFRKLGRFIKQADPDVVVCVQQIPSRLLQLLDQEDEVSKPQYVVVTDTIAHSTWINYGVNGYFLPNDLSASFLVQRGVDPKLLHVTGIPIHLESTKPKTKVAVRSQHDLPLDGTVVTLFGGGLNPRRVRTMVSSLVEYSGASMVVLVAGRNGDLLEAVADLEDHGTTKLRKLGMIDHVDDLIVASDLTITKAGGLITSEILARGTPMVIVDPIPGQEEQNADVIAAAGAGVQIRLLEMVTPAVQYLLQHPERLAEMRQAALEIGQPGAAFNIAEYVLDNWQSHSVPKDYAPKDYAPKDSNVEPYAEQLNDAT